In the genome of Labrus mixtus chromosome 21, fLabMix1.1, whole genome shotgun sequence, one region contains:
- the psmd11b gene encoding 26S proteasome non-ATPase regulatory subunit 11B, protein MAAAAVVEFQRAQSLISTDRNASIDILHSIVRRDVQENDEEAVRVKEQSILELGTLLAKTGQAAELGGLLKFVRPFLISISKAKAARLVRSLLDLFLDMEAATGQEVELCLECIEWAKTEKRTFLRQALEARLISLYFDTKRYQEALALGTQLLQELKKMDDKALLVEVQLLESKTYHALSNLPKARAALTSARTTANGIYCPPKLQAALDMQSGIIHAAEEKDWKTAYSYFFEAFEGYDSIDHPRAITALKYMLLCKIVLNLPEEVQALISGKLALRHAGRQTDALKCVAQASKNRSLADFEKALTEYRAELRDDPIINTHLAKLYDSLLEQNLIRVIEPFSRVQIEHVSGLIKLSKGDVERKLSQMILDKKFHGILDQGEGVLIIFEEPPVDKTYGAALETIQNMSKVVDSLYNKAKKLT, encoded by the exons TATCGATATCCTCCATTCAATAG TGCGGAGAGATGTCCAAGAGAACGATGAGGAGGCTGTCAGGGTTAAAGAACAGAGCATCCTGGAGCTGGGGACACTCCTGGCCAAAACCGGTCAGGCTGCAG AACTCGGGGGTCTGCTGAAATTTGTCCGGCCTTTCCTGATTTCCATCAGCAAGGCCAAGGCGGCCCGACTTGTTCGCTCTTTACTGGACCTCTTTCTTGATATGGAGGCAGCAACAGGGCAGGAGGTCGAGCTGTGTCTTGAGTGCATTGAGTGGGCCAAGACCGAAAAGAGAACCTTTCTTCGGCAGGCTCTAGAG gcACGACTGATCTCACTCTATTTTGACACCAAACGATACCAGGAGGCCTTGGCACTTG GCACCCAGTTGCTCCAGGAGCttaaaaagatggatgacaaAGCTCTTCTTGTGGAGGTTCAGCTGCTTGAAAGTAAGACCTACCACGCTCTCAGCAACCTGCCCAAGGCCCGCGCAGCCCTCACCTCCGCCAGGACCACCGCCAACGGCATCTACTGTCCTCCGAAGCTCCAGGCAGCTCTGGACATGCAGTCAG GGATCATCCACGCAGCAGAGGAGAAGGACTGGAAGACGGCTTACTCCTACTTCTTTGAGGCGTTTGAGGGCTACGACTCCATCGACCACCCCAGAGCCATCACAGCACTCAAATACATGCTTCTGTGCAAAATTGTTCTCAACCT accCGAGGAGGTTCAAGCCCTGATCAGCGGTAAACTGGCTCTACGACATGCCGGTAGACAG ACAGATGCACTGAAATGTGTCGCCCAGGCAAGCAAGAACAGATCATTAGCAGACTTTGAAAAG GCCCTAACAGAGTACAGAGCAGAGCTGAGGGACGACCCCATCATCAACACCCACCTGGCCAAGCTGTACGACAGCCTGCTGGAACAAAACCTCATCCGGGTGATTGAACCATTTTCCAGAGTACAG ATAGAACACGTATCAGGTCTAATCAAACTGTCAAAG GGAGATGTTGAGAGGAAATTATCACAGATGATTCTGGACAAAAAGTTTCACG GAATCCTCGACCAAGGGGAAGGCGTGTTGATCATATTTGAAGAACCCCCGGTGGACAAAACGTACGGAGCAGCCTTGGAAACAATTCAGAACATGAGCAAAGTCGTGGATTCACTTTACAACAAAGCCAAGAAGCTGACATag